From the Papaver somniferum cultivar HN1 chromosome 2, ASM357369v1, whole genome shotgun sequence genome, the window CTCCTATATTCATATGGTTATTAACATTACATATTTCTTTAATTTCCTAATTTTGTAATGCTTAATTTGTTGATCTCAAATTCAAAATTCCCCACTGTGTTCTAAAACAAATTCACATTCTCATCAAATGAGCATTTTTAAAAATATACCAATTCCAATACAAAAATCATCAACGAAAACTGAtaaaaaactaaattaatcaattgCTTAATTTCCTTACCTTAATGTCTTAACTAAGTTCCTCTTGTCGTTTGATACGCTTGTGGAAGTTCTTAAAATggacaacatcatcatcatcttctccatttcgATGGctacaaatcaaaaacaaaatgaaaataaaactctAGATTGAAGTTTTTAAATTATTTTGAGCTCAGATCGAGATAGAGATGAATTAGAAGAGAAGAAAACAGAAGGTAACGGTAGAAATCGTTATAGAAAATTGATGAAAAATTCACTATGTATCAATCATCTTGATTCCCGATCGAAAAGAAACGAAAGATGCCTCTGTTTTTTCTCCATAAGTTTCACCGACGATGTGCCGCCAGAGACGAACAAAGAAATGAAATAGTACTCCTGTTTTCGTAAAAAGGTCATTTCggtcatcaaaataattcaattTGGATTGAATCGTTAAAGAAAGGACTAACCCGTTCAATATTTGGTAAATTAGGATTTCCGAGTATCAAGCTTGAGAGGGGTGGACTAGAGCATCCAAAACCCAACTAAAATGGgattaaacataaatttctacAATACATTATTGTTTAAGTCTTACACGCAAGAAACTGAAATTACGAGACAATAACCACATGTCTATGGATATCTGTATTATTGTTTTAAATAAGAGCATTGCCAGTACGGGGCAGTTTACGTTGTAGGCTATGAGCATGATTCTGGATAAGTTCAATGAAAGAGGTAAAGCTTTGTGTTTCAGCCCTTTTGACTTTATTAGGTCCTTCCGACTGTTTGATCGTCATTCCTTAATACCGTGGGTAGAtcagaagaaaaggaaaagaacacAGACATTTCTGTCTAGAGTTTGGTCTCTTATATCGCCGGATTCACCGCCTACTTAGGCCACTTTAGTCTATGTTCCTTTTTATTGGACAAGCTCGATACAATATGTGTCCATACTTAATGTACACTTGGCTCGATGTCATGTTTCTAGTCTCTGTTCCCTCAAATGGCAAGAACATGTGTTGCGGTGAGACTGAAAAGGCAAGTCCAGAAAAGTGACAATGGATCTAAACAATTCAATAATGGTTAGCTTCCACGTTAGTCTTTTATATGttaaagtctatctactctctACTTACCACCTCAAATCAATGATATTTTTACTATCTTTTTTGTAGTATTCTCTTAGACTTTTATGACATGGAATATTCATCGAGCCATCGTTAAATTTTTTAAAATAAGATATTTGGTGGAAACGTAAGATCTACGTATTCATTTTGTATCCGAATTTAATCTATAAATGAAGTGGTGAGTTGATATCTTCTGAAAACAAAGCATCAATCTGCTAACAATGTCTTCTTCATATCTTATTCTTGCATTGGTTCTGTTTTCTGCAATAGTGAGCTCACATGTAGAAGCACAAATAAACCCACCTCCATTAGCAAAGGGTCTATCATGGACCTTCCACCAGACAAACTGTCCAAATCTGGAAGGTATCATCAGAACTGAACTCATTAGGATCTTCCAAAATGATATTGGTCAAGCTGCAGGTTTGCTTCGTCTCCATTTCCATGACTGTTTTGTTCAGGTAACTCTAACTATACTGCTACTTCAGCATAACAAAAGTTTGTTTCACTTCCGATTTTTAGCTAAATTTTTGTGATTTTGATACCACGACAGAGAGTACCAACGCGAGTTCTCTAATTCTTGTATGTTTGTGTAGGGTTGTGACGGATCTGTTTTGTTAGATGGCTCTGCTAGTGGACCAAGTGAGAAGAACGCACCACCAAATCTCTCACTCAGACCTCAAGCGTTTAAGATCATTAACGATCTACGAAGTCGCATCCACAAAGCCTGTGGCCCTGTTGTCTCTTGTGCTGATATCACTGCGCTAGCTGCTCGTGATGCCGTTTTACTGGTAAGCATGCCGTCCATAACATAACCATATATATGGTTCATTGATCATTACCGGGAAGAATATATTGTACCTAATATTCCTATGCAGTCTGGAGGCCCAATCTACCCAGTCCCACTAGGTAGACGCGATGGACTCGCTTTTGCAACTCAAGCAGCAACACTTCAGAACTTGCCTCCTCCTTTCGCAAATACAAGTGCACTTATCACAGCTCTGGATGCTAAAAACCTCGACACTACTGATCTCGTAGCACTATCTGGTGCTCACACAATCGGTATCGGAAA encodes:
- the LOC113353197 gene encoding peroxidase 12-like; protein product: MSSSYLILALVLFSAIVSSHVEAQINPPPLAKGLSWTFHQTNCPNLEGIIRTELIRIFQNDIGQAAGLLRLHFHDCFVQGCDGSVLLDGSASGPSEKNAPPNLSLRPQAFKIINDLRSRIHKACGPVVSCADITALAARDAVLLSGGPIYPVPLGRRDGLAFATQAATLQNLPPPFANTSALITALDAKNLDTTDLVALSGAHTIGIGNCGSFTSRLYPTQDSTMDQTFANNLKVTCPKADTSNTTVLDIRSPNVFDNKYYVDLMNRQGLFTSDQDLFMDARTKPIVTSFAVNQNLFFEKFVFSMIKMGQLNVLTGNQGQIRANCSARNPSSSSYLSSVVDEVEDHQDIISFV